The Montipora foliosa isolate CH-2021 chromosome 6, ASM3666993v2, whole genome shotgun sequence genome includes the window taaagcttggctactaagcagtCGTTCGTTCTGTTTCAAttgaaggaatttcaactttattgTGAAACCgtgattgtttgtccttgttggtttatagcaatagaacgttactggaacttcaaactttattgtacaacatttttttccaaaatctgtgcttctaaattcggggtgcggcttatctacggatgcggcttatacatggacgtttacggtaattGTCAGAGAGCGATTTCTGCACAATAGTCTCAGTATTCGGTAAATGACAATAAAATGGCCTCCATTGGAGACCATTTTATTATCAGTTTTACCAAGATATTTTTGCAGAAATCACTCCCTCACAATTACCGTATTTAAACTGCCACTTGCAGAGCCTGGGTCACCAGTGGTTCAGAGTGGTCTGTATTCTTATATCCACAACGATATTTTATCATCACAGTGAAAATTTGTTAAGGACTCACTTGACTAGCCAAAGTATATTTTTGCTTTCAAGTATGACCCTTGCCTGTCCCTAAGCTGTACTGAAGACCCTAACTCAAAGCTTTTGTCTGTAGTGACCTTCTAGACAGTGTCTAACataattttcattattttattgcTCAGAATTTGGCCACAATTTGATAAGATAACAAAATGAGATACCGGTAGTCAGATACTAAGATTAAGCATGCATTCCTTTAATACTATTCTTGAATTCTTATGAATCTAACCTTGGTATGTTGTATTCTCTAGGTGTATATTGTTGACAGCTTTCTTGTTCAAGGTCCAAAAATTCTTGTTCGTGTGGGGTTGATTGTCTTCAATCAGTTTGCAAAGTTTATTGAAAAAGAAGGTATTTAGAATCGAAGGTATTTTTAGTTGACTTGTACTTTGCATAATAATTTCAAGATTGGCCGTATTTACAGTTGTATACTAGAGGATGTCTAAGACGTCTTAGAcgactagtataaatacgggaaaTAAGGTGGACGCATTAAGCGTCAGGCGAATTAAACATCTCAAGTTAAGTGCGTCTGaacgacgcacttaacagacgtcttagtcgtctcagacgtctaagctgtctagtataaagacgagacgcactaaactaggacgcacttagcaatgaagggcacacagtctctttggtgattaaatccaagtatcttttaaagaaaatcatgaatttgatttctaACCGTCGAAGTTAAGTGTgtcccgtatttatattagtcgCACTTATGGCCAGACGTTTAATGCATCTGGACGTCctagacgtcctctagtataaatacggccattgTCACATAAAATAATGCACTCTTTGTTTGATGatgtgaatttttattttaaccaTACATGTACGTTAATCACAACATTATGGattaacccaatgactcctgatgagtaaaataatttttttgtctggCATTAGtctagagtaaaatctatcaagtgtGACTCCTTGGAATCATTGACTCCCAACCCTTTGCCCTTTTATGAGTTAAATTGTCTGgttttagacagagtaaaatccacTGACTGCTGAACCACTCCCtgctgatgagtaaaatcatgtggcattatacagagtaaaatctctgaAATCTCACTCCTAAGAGCCTGTTTTAAATTACTGGTAAGAGAACGGAAAAAAGTTGACTATCCccctaaaaatgaaaatgtccccCACAATTTTAGTCATGGCGACAAACTGTCCCCAAGTGATCAAATTCAAGCTCAAACCCTGACTAATTGGGTGGGATTTTGAGGAGAAGTGAAAACCCGGGTACCTggaaaaaaacctcttggtgaagagtagagaaccaacaaactcaaccaaaaTGTGATGTCAAGTCTGGCAGTCAAACATGGGTCACATTGATTAGAGGGGAGTGCTTTCACCCCTGCGTCATTCCTGCTCCCCTCTTGTCTAATGCAGTAATTCTGATTTTAGTTGAGATGTCAGATAACTTAGACTTGGAGGATGTGTTCAAACAGTTTGCTGCACAAATGCCTTTACGAGGACTCAAACTTTTACAGGCTAGTTCTCTTATACTATTTCATTTGGCATTTTGTTTTGATCTCTTTTGTTGcctaaaatatttatttcaaactgGCAACATTTATTTTGCTATATTTATTTTCCATACAAGGTTGAACATGGCTGtgatggctaatttgcatatgcaCTGTCTCGCTGTTCAGTAGGAACAGtagttgaggagtaaaatccgttaagtctcactccctgGGGTCAGTGGGTAAATACTATAATTTCTTGATTGCTCTCACTGGCATTTGTATCAATCATTTCATTTTCACGTAGACCTCCTTCTGGGGAAAGGTTGACCTGCAAACCCTCCATATCTCCCAGAAGGTTAATTTACGTGTAGTAAAAACTGCTTATGAGAACCCATTAtatctatattttattttagacAGCATTTAAGATTTTAGACCTCTCAAGGAAGAAGTTGGAGAggctaaaaagtaaaaatatCGCTTTGTTGGAAAATGGAGCGTTGGAAATTCCAGAGAATAGCTTGGTTGCTATCAAGCCTGTGTTTGCTGTCAAAGGCTCTAATTTACTATCCAAAGAAGAGGTTTGTTAGAGAATCTTTCTCATTGTGTGGTGTGAATTTTGTGTTTTATGTGGTTTGAGTGTCTGTGCCCAGCTGCAGGGTTAATTTTCCAAATAAAGGGGCTGATGATTGGTTTGGCAAGTAAGTTTCTTACAAAGCAGAGTTTTCCCTTCTGCAAGCTAGCTATGTAGCTTGTGGGGTAAGGAAACAATCTTTCTTACAACTAGTCCATTTATGCTTGCTCTGTCTAAAAATATCAAAGAGAGGACACCAGAAACAGTCAGGAAAAAGACTGCTTGGAGATCACTTGTGAAACTTCTGAACAGACATGTACCTGAGCactattttatttaagtgtagCTGCATTTGACGTAATATCATTATTGTTTTCTCTTGTTTGTAGTGGGAATTGCTATGTTCATGGTTACCTGACAGACTGCAGATCAAGAAgcctgtttgtttgtttacaacTGACATTGATGGATATAGGTGCATATGGAACTTTGTGATTTAGATCAGGGGCCGTGGAGTATGTTTGAAAGTggggtggtggggggggggggtgcttaAAAATGGGATGCGTAAATTACTCAGTCTTTGATCaagctgaaaacaaaacaattggcAAAaagtggagggggggggggtatagTCACCTTCGGTGCTGTCCGTGAAGTTAAGAACCCTTTCAACCCccaagtgccccccccccctttaaacagagtaaaatctatctaTGTAAGTGTCACTCATTTAAGAGAATGGATTAAATTTAGACACCTTGCTGCACAACCACTGGATAAAAATGTGTGGTATAGTGACTGAAGAAACTGGAATAAGATGGCAGTGGATTGGTGCACAGTTAAAATACTTATAGTCTGTACGTCAGCCAGAAATGCATAAATTCAGTGCTCTGAAAATCTTTGTATTCCAGTTctcctgttttcttttttttttctttttcatgtcttttttcattattattattattattattattattattattattattattattattttaatacgGTAACAACACTTACAGTCATACTTAAAAAAAAGgttacaaaaaataattattacaatattgTGTCAAAGTGATCGATGGGGGGTAACTAATTGCTTGTTaatagggggggggggcagaTCAGATTATTTAACAAAATTACATGACAATAACCAGAAAGAAAAAGGGGagggaaaaaaaggagaaaacatTGAGACAGTCACAGCAACTGAATTATTTTATGTCAGAGATGtgtctgtttgttttcttttcataaaGTATAACTCAgcatttttaaatttcattatttGATCTGCATTTTTCCCAGTGCACAATAAGATTGGTAGGCACCAGTGCTAGTCTACATGGTACATAGGTTTTACGCTTCAATCAAGAGGTCATTAGTATCATATCATGTTTCTTTTAAACAACAATTATTTCAGGGCTCAGAGTATTCCCCTCTGCTTAAAGGTTGTTTTAATAACAGCATGACCCAATTCTGAATATATCTCTTGATGCAGTGAACACGTAGTGTCTCTGatcaataagcacttaatgactggttccAAGGGAaaaagtgagttttgtttcACTGGTTTCcatggggccagtcattaagtgctttgttatagctcccaactcaaaatagaataATACACAGATTTTTACACAGAATTTGCTGCTATTTCAAAGGTATATGACCTGATCATgtgcgagtcgaaagttcaagtcgttgtttccctagggagttaATTAGTAATTAGTGAGTTTTGGACCATGGCACGTGACACAttctcctccaatcggaaaacgtatttgagttgggggGTATAACAAatgaatttaacaaattgaaagtggttcagcattgtctatactcttttatataataaccaaatcaatgcgcccactctgattggttaatcagctatgttttattTTGCCAATTAACTCATGGAAAAATCAGGCGTCTcctgaattattatataaaagcaatagaccacaggtttctatggtttataggcatgataaaccacttgggatgttgTAAGAACACTCGAAGGATTCGTAAATCACTCACCTGCTgctcgtgatttacgaattcttctcgtgttctaccaacatcccgcgtggtttatcagcctataaaccatagagacttgtggtctattgcttaaatcgACAACAatatttgtcatcacagtggtcaaaatgttgtggactcgtGAGGCACAAAGAACGcaaagaacgtttttatttcagagcgtgaccaaaatcacgacacaaagaaagagcaagcgttgtttTTAACTTTCTCACAATATGATTGGGTTATTTCTCAAAATGGCCAATGCCATtactgattggctattacattgcgtgacaaattgacgcgtgCATGACACGTAcagcattgtctagactcttattgaCAACAGCAGATttgccaatcagattgcgagattacaagcaattgactGACTGTCGAGAGATGTAACAGGTGGGCAAGAAAACCCAAGGATCTGATGTTCTGCACACACGTCTTTCACCCTACATGTACCTCACGATGCTCTGACAGCAATTTTTAGACCGTACAGCTCACAAGTGCAGCTTCGTAAGAGAGTGCTTGAAAAATTATCCACAATGCAGTCTTCTGTACATATGCAACTGAGTAATCTAAATAATTCCAGCATGTGATATGTTGCTTTTTTGTTAAtgtgttattaattttttggtgACGCGTTAGCTGATGCTAGGGTGTTGCCTGAATTGTTTATAGGTAGATCAGGTTCATAACAATTACCATGATATCTGCATATTATGCTATAGAGATTGAATCAGTGCTAATTGATTCCATTGGGAACATAAGTGAGAACCAATGTATAgtgcagaaaaaaaatgttatgtacatgtaaatcattCTGTATTGCTTTTCCCTAGGTTTTGGTTCTTCTTGTGTAACATAAGTTAGATAATACACttataaaatttatttcaaTCTAACACTACAATATCCAAGTGAGCTGTGCTGTTTTCATTGAAGcttactttttatttatttttttttcttcaatccgAATTTTGGAAAAACTGACAATTTCCCTGGGCTTGTTGATGATACAATATTGATAATATTAGACGTCTTTTATTTCTTGCAGCATTCGCACTCTCTACAGCAAGTGTGAGGCTGATGATGAAACAATTCTTTTAGTCAAATCCTCTTTTGGTGAGGTGGGGGAATTTTAATACCTCTTGATGAAATGCACTTATTTATGTGGATAGTACTCTGGACACATGTCATAGATGCAACACTTCtgatcatattttatctatatatattttttacaatTTGATTAAGTTAACTACATGTACTATTGACATTAGCATTTCGTTGTTGATATTTTGGCATgcacaataaataaataaatcatcatcatcatcatcattaattgTTTCACAGTTCAGTCTTTCATCCCTCACTGCCTGAAAGCTGCCACTTTGCAAACGCCTCTGTGTGAGAGGAGTATCTTCACATTGGAAAGCACTTTTCTTAGAATTTGGGCAGCTACCAGTCAACTAATCTTCTGTTAATTTTTGCGGGGCACCTTTTATCGTATTAATTTTTTCCCAGCTCTTTTTGATTGATACATCCGCGGCTCCAATCACTACAGACACAGTTATTGTTTTGAGGCCCCACACATCCTTGAGATTTCAATGTCAAAATCCTTATATTTGGAGACTTTTCCCCATTTTGACAGATTTATTTCTTTGATGGGAGATAGTTGTATCGGCCAGCAAACATGTTTTCTCCCCTTGATCTTTGACAATCGTGTCAGGCTTGTTGGATCTTATTTCTCCACTAGTGTGAACTGCCATGTCCAGAGATTTCATaccctgtgtacagccgcccactctccgaaaaaaaaaatttttttttcgtataGTAGGCAGCTGTACAAAAGCAAGAGATCtcaataaaatttgaggttgtcattgaaaaaaatgattttatttaggattgaaagaatctgtctttaattacttcaatttatGGAAAAAGAAGCAAACTTTTTGTGGGGAAGTGTCGGATGCTTTTTGGTGGCTGTCAGAGGTTATTCAAATTACTGATTTTCCCAGAGGACAACAGTTGTTTCACTTTCATTCAGTTGTCACTACTACCCCTTCttctctttattattattttttaatcattACAACTATTTTTGGTCAGTTTCATGTACCTGTTACCCCCTGCATCTGCCTCATTCACTAGCTAGTTCCAGTCCCACTGTGTGAAATTAATATGATTCAGAAACTAACTTTTTTGTGATCCTGTGATAGAAAATGCTTTTCTTCCTGTAGAATTACTAGCCCCTGTTGTTAGGGTCAGGAACCCATGaaccggagcctacaactcccatactgatctatttttagactaccttttccgaaAAAAGTTTCGGTTCGGTGACCCATTGACGTCGGGTtcgtttcttgtaattggtcatcgggttcctgtgggagtctcattcgcgggaaattcaatctacaAGTAAATCGGTCTCACGAACACAATGGAGTTTTAGGCTCCTGGTCATGGGTTCATGTTAGCGTCTTGTCCTGTACACATGCCTTTGTTTGCTTGTGGTTGCAAAGTGTACAAACCTTTTGTGCAGTGAGAAAATTTCCTCAGaaccttttttttcctgtggcAACAGATCATAGGTGCTTTTGCAAGCACTAGCTGGAGCGAGCGTAGAAGTGGACACAAGACTCTGACATACTTTGGAACAGGAGAAAGTTTTGTCTTTCGTCTAAGTCCCAGACCAGTTAAGTATACGTGGACTGGACTTCAGAAAGAAGAACAAGGGAACAATGATTTGTTTATGGCTGGCGATGATAAAGGCCTCATGGTTGGAGGAGGGTAGGTAAAAACAAGGAGAAGTGCATTGGTTTCCATTAAGATCTTGTGTTAAGGTCTCCTAGCTAGGCACAGCTCTGATACCTTTTGTTAtccaataaaataaattttaatgaaataaatttttcagatgtctatACGAGACAATTTCTGTAATTATTAAAGTAAGTGTGatgatcacttctccattttctctatagcccgcacttcaaatatacattaatttcatttcaggggtgcagggatggcgcagtggtgagagcactcgcctcccaccaatgtggccctggttgAATTCCCATATTCGGCGTCTtagggtgtttacatgataccggggcGACTTTCGCACCGGCGGGAGTTCACTCCGGTTCCCTCTTTTTTCtgtgtatttgtttacatgatatcaCCGAAAAAAGTCATGCTGTGGCTACTCACACCGGCGTGAGTTCCCCCCGGTTGCTGCACCGGAGCGAAAATCTCGTTCCGGCGCAAAATCTCGCAACGGCATTATGTAAACGAGGAACGACCACTCGTCAAGTGTCACAGCCAAACATTTTGCCTGTTGCAAAACGTCTGGGAGTAACTGCCCTGAATAGCCTACTGTAATATCCTTTTTATTCACACCGTTTTTCACATTAAATTCGTACTTTGACCTCTGTTTCTGAAATAATAGTGTTACTGGGTAGCTCAGTTTCATGAGCGTAAATAGTTCACTAATGCCTGCCTCCCCCCTGCGGCTGCATACCTTTTAAATTAACCTACTTCCTTTAATAAATGTTATAGAATTTGACACAGGTGCTTTCAGAGACCCATTTCGTCAGATCTGTTAACTACAACCACGGCACAACTCACTTTGTTCTTTAATCTTGACTTTGTAACATGTGGTAAACAGCTTTCGATCAGATTTCTTGATACTGGCCAAATGCATCTAAAAAAGTCACAAGAAAAAAACGAATTTTCAAGTAAAAAGGATGTAATATTTAAGGTAAGATCATTGTCTTTTTTCAGAGGTGGAAATCATGCTGTTTGGTTGGACAATGAACTTTGCCGAGGTCGCAGCGGGCCCAGTCTGACATTTGGTAATGAACAGCTCACGGAAACAGAAGATTTCCTCTGCACTACAGTGGAGGTGTTTGGCTTCGTTCCAGAGATCTCAAATTTAACAATGTAAGGCGTTTGTCAGGTTCAAGCAAGTGATTGCAAGGAAATCTGACCTACTCCCATTTACACaatttatttcctttgaaaaataACCATCATTTTAACTACATTGAAAAGAACCAAAGACTGGTTTATACAACATTGATAGTAACTTAGACAAAGTAAACATTGTTGCGCTAATAAGATATCAATGTTAACTGCATTTTAGTCGAAAGGTATCTTTTTCCAACTACGAAGTGTGACCGTAGTAAACTGCTGATCTCTAAGCCTTATATTAGGCTTAGTTGTGGCTCTTTGATTTGGTTTGATAGCTCCCATGCATGAAGCCATGTTTTTACAATGATCTTTCTTTGagcaaaacataaaaaaattggaataTTCCGAGTGATTAGGGTAATTCATTGTTCAGGCCAATTTCTGGATAGTTTTTGTGGAATAAAGATAAGCGTAATGAGTTTAATAGCACAATGTTTTGATGTCTAATGACATCATTTTTACGGTGGCACACcgaaaacaacatgaaaaaccACACCTGTTGTTGGAAAAAAGCAAGTACATTTCGCTATCATTTTTAAACTGGCCAGTTGCGCTTGCTGTGGCATAAAGTGCGCAAATGCATTCAAAGATATAACTTCAAGAATTCCAAGAACAAGTGTTGTAGGGAAAGTAATATATTGCCTGTATCTAAATGACATGATTGATGCAAGATGTCATAAAGGTAGTAAAATTTATGATAAAAATGGAAACCCAGTTATTTAATAAATACTGTGAGAATAGTCAAGTGAAAATTGCTAAtcatatatataaatatacatttaaATTTACTTTCAGGAAATTTATTACATTAGGTGAGACCATTATAGAAACGCTTttattccaaacaaaatttttATGCAGCTTTCTGTATTTGAATAGGAgttctttctttgctttctttttatttcacgAATTTTACAATATACTATGTGTTAGTGGGAGTAAATGGTTGGGGTTTGTGgtttagcaataattattgtatgttGAATTTTTTAAAGAACTGTAATGTTGCAATGGTAAATATTAAACTGAAGCACAGACGTTCGATTATATCATTAATTTTAGCTGATACTAAAAAAAATGGCCACTGTGAGCAAAAGATTCGAGCGCTAGCCTAaaactgtttgtagtgtttGCGTTCCATCATTTGTATtgttgtcacatatggtttgaTTAGGATTTGAATGGGTGCACATGTTGGCTGTGTACAACCCGCCCCTCCCCTCAGAAAAAACGGTGGAAGGATTTTTTTCTGAGGGGAGGGGGTAGCTGTACTTAAGAAATAAGCAAAGCGGCCATGTTTGCGAACCGAAAGAAACGAAATTGTATGTATAACAGAGAGAGTTCATTTTCTCGGAGTATTAGTTTTAATAAACCAACATTGCCGCCTTTTCTTTGCAAGGGGACACGAAGATGGTCAccttgacgtcatgtgaaactCGTTTCCAGGGTTCTCTCACACCTGGGagagccctgggaacgaggttgaaagaGTTTAGAAGATATGAATATATTTTTGTGACGGGGACTTAAAACAGTTTTTCTTACAGGTGGTGATTTTTGGTATCTCTTTGGCAAAAGAAGCCAAATAAAACAGCAACAATAACATTGTCATTGCTTAAACTCTTTCAGTGATAGCGATCGTCATACCGTGGTCGCATTCCTTCGGGGTAAACTTGGGCGAACAAAAAACACTTTTACTTCTGTTTACTTCTTCTGTCATGAAGACGTGTATACGGATCCAGCCGAATCTTTGGGGGACGAATGTCTCCCAAACGCAATAAACCCGAGAGTTGAGAGTTCTTTATTAAGTATGTCATCTAATCCCTCGAGCTTTTTCGTTCCTTTATCTACTGGAAGACTTCAAGGACTTGCCTAAGTTTATCTCAGAGGAATTAGGCGTCCCCAGTACAAAAACTGCCTTTGATACAAAGCCTCGAGAATCCTTTGTGCTTGGCCAAATTAGTCCGGTTTGACTGACTCTATTATACCTGTAGTGTTGTTTTTCGGAAACAATGCACTCTGAATACAAAAACAATTCTCCAttacttttgtttccttgccCCTGAGATTTCCCAGATCGGTTATACTATATCTTTGGATTAAATCTTTCTGAATTTAGTTCTTAAAGGATGAATTAATGCCGACGTTCTTGCTTCCACAAGCAACGCTATAATCCGCTGAAGAATATTGCAGTGAAGATTCAGGTAAGAAATTACGCAAAATTCGTCTTTTCTTCACAGTTTGGAGTTTCTGTAAACGCGTTTGATTTGCATTCCTTATAGTTTAATATCACTTTGTTAGTCTGTACATTATCACGATAATTGATTTCCCACTGTTTAGCTTTTCTTGCCTTACTGTTTCTCTTTCCGAACTTTTGAACTGAAAGCTTACTCGAAGATTTAAAGCCCCCGATGCAAATATTTCAACACGAACTTAACAGTCATAATCATCCTCGCATTGCTAAAACactgaaaatttcaaaaacacctttaatTGATCTGAGGTGAGTTGACAAAACGAATTTCTTTTGCTTAGAGATAACGTGACGAGCATTAATTGAGCGTCCGTTACCCTCGCTTAGAAGACGACGAGTGCCTCTTGCGAAATCGGAATGTTGTCATTTTAGTTTGGGTAATGAGGGGAATTCGAAATTGGTAATCTACTAAttgggagtaactgcagaatacctaGCCACTACTGTATTCTTGTAGCGtcatcgtttgaagaacgacGCATTATAAGACTTACAACATTTCGCGcaattcatatgcaaataagtggccgggtattccGCAGTTTGCCAACCTACTTATCTGGATTGAACAAGTTTCCCGTCATTTATTACATTTAAAAACGTTGATAAAAATAACTAGCGTGACGTTACGAGCCATTATTCATGCTTCAGGCGCTATCAGTCAACATTATTTCAAAGAGATTCAATGATTTTTCATTCGTTTGTTAAATAAATCAAAGAGCATTTCTTTGCAGCGTGTAACGTCAAGGAGATATGGTCGGTACTTTGACGCGTGGCTATACCAGAATCCACGAGAAGCCACCAAAAAATACAGAAGACGATGCCCCGGATGTATACGTTCCACTGCATGTTACGGACACATTTGGTTGGGTTAGGAGAAGACTTGGGTCTGATAGGCAGTCAAGAGATGAACTGGTTCCAGGGCAACACTCATCTTGGGCAGTCACGCGAAACATGCGACACTTGTGGAGAAGACACGCGCGAACCGCGAAGTCAAACGAGACATACCCCCAACTTTGGAGAACAATCTTAGAATTCGTGCCCACTGGCGAATACACTGGCTTGTTCCTGTTTCTAACCCTAATTGTAGTCACACGCGTTCTTCAACCCACCATGTTTGCCGTTTTCCTGAATTCCGAGCCCGTGTTGATTTATGGATCTGCCGTACCGTGGATTTGTTTCGTTACCGCTGGGTTTTGGATCGCAGTCTCCTTAGAGAGCATTGTGAGGAGTCAATATTATTTTTCAGCCCATCTAACAAGCACATCGTTGAAATCTGGTCTCACCGGTCTGGTGTATCAAAAGGTAACCAACCAGGTTTTAATAAAGGAATCTTGTACAGTAATGGTAACAGTTTAACTATGCTTTAATTCACTGTCTAAATCTTCTTCTCTTCTCAAGGTATTGCACTCTAAACAAAGATCCTTTGCTGACAACTCAGGAAGTCACATCATGAACCTAGTTTCAACTGAATTGGATTGCATTGACCAGTGCGCATGTCTCTCTCCAGTGCTCTTCACAGCACCCATTGAGCTCTTTGCTTTATCCTTACTTTTGATTGCCACAATTGGTTGGGAAGCGACCATTGGGATAACTTATTTGTTGGTCTGCACTCTGTTACGCTGTTGTGTCGGCAGAGTGTTTGAAAAACTGCGCCAGAGCACCAGGATTTTCACTCAGCGGAGGCTCCGCCTTTTGAGTGAAGCTTTCGCTGGTATTCGAGCGATAAAGATAAATGTGTATGAGCACGTGTGCGAACGCCTCATCAAGGATATTAGGAGGTTAGTTTTGCTGTCTTTTTACAGCCTCTTTATATATTCGGAAATAATAAATTGAACGGAAGCTAACAGGTACCACCAATCACTACAATATTTATATTGAGTGTCCTGAGATGAAGAAGATCTGATAGAAATTACTGTAGCCAATCCGGAGGCGCAGACTAATCAAAGTCAAAGCAAGTGTAGCCGACCCTTAGAGCGGAAAAACCCTTAGGGTCAGTTTACGACTATTATTCTTGTTGTCTAACTGGCAAAGTTAACTGTTTGCATGTTTATTTGCTCTTTCCAGGAAGGAACTGTTTTATGTGAGAAGTAAATGCATCGTTCTCGCCACTCTGGCCTCCCTTCAACGTGCCGTTCCGATTATTGCCTCCTTTGTGTCCTTGGCAACCCTAATGCTAATGGGGAAAGATCTGAGGACAATCAATGCGTTCCTCATTCTTTTGACAATGTACATTCTGGACGAATCTTGTGGGAATGCTTTTGTTAAAGGACTAGA containing:
- the LOC138006287 gene encoding GTPase-activating protein skywalker-like: MELCDVNGACFSKWVQVSSDRKLSRDDSRISKKARKTSRQSSRSSTTDTVYYDKAKYSEEEFKETLQKWIQNPEHGETVKLKKLVRQGVSPKLRSELWTDASGGADIIFNSPQYYEETVDHMGIQVPSYIPSTIFSGVREVPTYLLSSDGEKTCLKILYILYHMHPDIQFAPLVPPLASLFLHFMDENLCYACLSAVVNSRRSMLDQSKRAAAVMAKTFQDAFKSYFMSSHKLIKIFIQVCTGNQVPRNAVLIPDWLTWMFHYLDFWTLVYIVDSFLVQGPKILVRVGLIVFNQFAKFIEKEVEMSDNLDLEDVFKQFAAQMPLRGLKLLQATFKILDLSRKKLERLKSKNIALLENGALEIPENSLVAIKPVFAVKGSNLLSKEEWELLCSWLPDRLQIKKPVCLFTTDIDGYSIRTLYSKCEADDETILLVKSSFGEIIGAFASTSWSERRSGHKTLTYFGTGESFVFRLSPRPVKYTWTGLQKEEQGNNDLFMAGDDKGLMVGGGGGNHAVWLDNELCRGRSGPSLTFGNEQLTETEDFLCTTVEVFGFVPEISNLTM